The window GCGACGGGCAGCCGTGCCTGGCCCCGACCAACACCGCGTCCGCGCCGGTGCACCCTGACCCTTGCCCGACCGCCGGCGGGGCGGGCGCCCACGCCCAGGAGGTGACGCCGTGAGCCGAGGCATCGCCCTGGTGCTGGACGAGGTGCACGACGGCGAGGTGGAGCTGGAGAGCGAGTTGCACCGGGTGGCGCAGCGACACCACGCCGAGCACGAGATTGTGCACGTCGCGGCGATCCTGGCCCGCTGGAGCCTGCACAACCGCCAGGACCTCGCCCCGGCGGCCGAGCGCTACGGCAAGGAACTCACGCAGCACCAAGACCCTGTCGGACCGTCGCCTGCCGTGGAGGTCCTGCGGGAGAAATCCGCCGAAGTACCGGGGCGAGGTAAGGAAGGCGGCCTGCTCCTGCTGCGCGATTTGCGCCAGTTGTACCTGCAGGCGCAAGGCAACGCGGTGCTGTGGACGATGCTCGGCCAAGGGGCGCAGGCGACCCGCGACAGCGAGCTGCTGGAAGTAGTGACGCAGTGTCAGGCACGGACCCTTCGGCAGGCGACCTGGTGCAACGCCACCCTGAAGACAATCAGCCCGCAGGTGCTCACCGCGGCGAGGTGAGTCCGCCCGCGCCGGCTCGGCGACCCGCACGCGACAGCGGTCGGCCCGAGTCCGGCTCCTTCGGCGAGCTCGCGGCGCAGGGCCTCGATCGACGCGCAAGGCCCCAGCGCCGTACCGATCAAGTGTCGATCAAGCATCGCTGGGCGGGTTGCGGTTCAGGTTTGGGATGGGCCCCGTGGTCGGTTCGGGTCAGCCCGTTACGCGCAGAAGTGCAGCCGCGCGCAGGACCGGCACGGCGAGAATCTTGTAGCCGACCTGCTCGAGGAGCCATTCGCCAATTTGCCCCGCGTCGGGTGTACTCCCGTCCCCGACCCGACCTCGTCACCATTCTTGACCAGGTCAGGAATGATCTACAAGGATGGCGGAGTGGCCGCAACCATGGATTTCCCGCAACTTCTGCGTGAGGCGTCGTTGCGGGTGACTCGGCCGCGGCTCGCGGTGCTCGGCGCCGTGCGCGCCAATCCGCACGCCGACACCGAATCCATCCTGCGCGCGGTGCGCAGGGAGTTGCCCGATGTCTCGCACCAAGCCGTCTACGACTCGCTGAACACCCTGAGCGCCGTGGGACTGGTGCGGCGCATCCAGCCCGCGGGATCCGTTGCGCGTTACGAGTCCCGGGTCGGGGACAACCACCATCACGTGGTGTGCCGGTCGTGCGGCGTGATCGCCGATGTCGACTGCGCCGTTGGCGAGACACCGTGCCTGACCGCCGCCGACGACCACGGCTACGCACTGGAGGAGGCCGAGGTCATCTACTGGGGCCTTTGCCCCGCCTGCTTGGCCTCCGGAACCGCCTGAATCTGCAACATCGCCCCCGAAAACGCAGCGAGACAGGAAGAAGGACCTCCGTGTCTGACAGCGAGAATCCAGCCCTTGCCGGCCCCAAGGCCACCGAGCACCGGCCGCGGTCCAACCAGGACTGGTGGCCGAACCAGCTGAACCTGTCGGTGCTGCACCGGCACCAGTCCAAGCCCGGTCCGTTGGGCCAGGACTTCGACTACCGCGAGGCGTTCAAGAGCCTCGACGTGGCGGCCCTGAAGCGGGACATCACCGAGGTGATGACGACCTCGCAGGACTGGTGGCCGGCGGACTACGGTCACTACGGCCCGCTGTTCATCCGGCTGACCTGGCACGCCGCGGGTACCTACCGCATCCACGACGGCCGCGGCGGCGGCGGCGCGGGCCAGCAGCGTTTCGCCCCGCTCAACAGCTGGCCGGACAACGGCAACCTGGACAAGGCCCGGCGGCTGCTTTGGCCCGTCAAGCAGAAGTACGGCAACGCCGTCTCCTGGTCGGACCTGCTGGTGCTGGCCGGCAACGTGGCCTTGGAGTCGATGGGGTTCGAGACCTTCGGTTTCGCCTTCGGTCGTCCCGACGTCTTCGAACCCGAGGAGGTCTTCTGGGGTCCGGAGGACACCTGGTTGGGCGACGAGCGCTACAGCGGTGAGCGCGACCTGACCGGCCCGCTGGGCGCGGTGCAGATGGGCCTGATCTACGTCAACCCGGAGGGCCCCAACGGCAACCCGGACCCGCTGAAGTCCGCACATGACATCCGCGAGACCTTCGGTCGGATGGCGATGAACGACGAGGAGACCGTGGCGCTGATCGCCGGCGGCCACACCTTCGGCAAGGCCCACGGCAACGGCGACCCGGCGTTGGTCGGCCCGGAGCCCGAGGGCTGCCCGGTGCACAGCATGGGCCTGGGTTGGGCAAACCAGAACGGCGTCGGCAAGGGCTACGACACCGTCACCTCCGGTCTGGAGGGCGCCTGGACGCCGACCCCGACCCAGTGGGACAGCAGCTTCTTCGACACCCTCTTCGGCCACGAGTGGGAGCTGACCACCAGCCCGGCCGGTGCCAATCAGTGGAAACCGGCCAATGGCGCCGCTGCCGACGCCGTCCCGGACGCGCACGACCCGAGCATCCGGCACGCGCCGATGATGGCCACCACCGACCTGGCACTGCGCTTCGACCCGGTCTACGAGCCGATCTCGCGCCGCTTCCACGAGCACCCCGAAGAGCTCGCGGTCGAATTCGCCAAGGCCGGGTACAAGCTGCTGCACCGCGACATGGGCCCGATCACCCGCTTCCTCGGCCCGTGGGTCCCGCAGGCGCAGCTGTGGCAGGACCCGGTCCCGGCCCACGAGGGCCCGCTGGTCTCCGAGGCGGACGTCGCGGCGCTCAAGGCCAAGGTGCTCGCCTCCGGGCTGACGGTTCCGCAGCTGGTCTCGACTGGCTGGGCTTCGGCAGTCACCTTCCGCGGCACCGACAAGCGGGGCGGCGCCAACGGTGCGCGCATCCGGCTCGAGCCGCAGCGCAGCTGGGAGGTCAACGACCCGACGGAGCTGACCAAGGTGCTCGCCTCGCTGGAGGAGATCCAGGCCGACTTCAACGCCGGCAGCGCGACGAAGATCTCGCTGGCGGACCTGATCGTGCTCGCCGGGACCGCGGCCGTGGAGAAGGCGGCCAGGGACGGCGGTGTGGAGCTGACCGTCGGGTTCCGGCCGGGTCGCACCGACGCGACCCAGGAACTCACCGACGTCGATTCCTTCGCTGTGCTCGAGCCGAAGGCCGATGCCTTCCGCAACTTCTACCCGGCCGGTGACAAGATGCCGGCCGAGGTGCACCTGCTGGACAAGGCGAACCTGCTGTGCCTGACCGCCTCGGAGATGACCGTGCTGGTCGGCGGCCTGCGGGTGCTCGGCGCGAACCACCGAGGCTCCGCGCACGGCCGGTTCACCGAAAAGGTCGGGACGTTGAGCAACGACTTCTTCGTCAACCTGCTCGACGTCGGCACCGAGTGGGCGCCGGCCTCCACCGGCGAGGGCCTCTACCAGGGACGCAACCGCGCCACGGGCCAGGTCGTCGCCGATGCCACCGCCGCCGACCTGGTCTTCGGGTCCAACTCCTCGCTCCGCGCGATCGCCGAGGTATATGCCCAGAACGACGCCAAGGGAAAGTTCGCCCACGACTTCGCCGCGGCCTGGACCAAGGTCATGGAACTCGACCGGTACGACCTGCACCGCTGATCCTGGTTGCACCACCGGCCGCTACCGCGACCGCAACGACCTCGAGGTCCGGGTCGGCTCTCCGGCCGACCCGGGCCTCGCCATATCTGACGGTAAGTCAGTGAGACGCGGCGTCGGCGTCCGGCGAGGATTGGATCCCGCTCGGTGCATCGCCGATGCCGCATCAGTAGGCGTGTCGCGAATCCGGGGGTTGCGTGCAGGGAACCACCTGCCACCGGTTCTGCTCGGCTCCGGTGAGCGGATGTTCGACGGAGTCGAGAATTCCGGCTTCGAACCCGTCGAGGTCCTGCACTCACCACTGAGCACCCACATCCGCTACCGCAGAGCAGACTGATCACCCCTCACTTCTGACCGATCGTCAGTTGCACCGCGGGGGTCAGATTTTCGGGTTGTCGTCCTCTTTGACCAGGATCCCGAAGCCGGCGGAGGTGAGCCTCGGTGGTGTTCAGGTCATTCTGGGCGGCATCGATGCCGGTGGTGTCGTGGTGCTTGATGCCCGAGGACCAGGGCGATCCGCTGTCCGAAATCGCTCAAGGGCTTCGCCAGCCTGTTGCACAGTGCCGGGTCGGCCGCCGCAGCCTCGCGGGGCTTGCGCACCGAACCGTCGGCACGGTCGCGGCGCCGGGCCGCGTCGGCCCCGCTGCCCGGGGTTCCCGAAGCCCGAGGCGGGTAGCGGGTCGACATGACCGAGCCCACCGCGGATTTGAGCACACCCGAAGGCGTGAACGAGGGGTCGGCGAAGTCGACCGGCGAGGGAGACGAGCCGCAGGGCGACGTGCGAGCCGGCGGACACCCGGAACGCGCCGCCGAACAACCCGATCCGCGCGACCACCCGATCATCGACGCCCCGTTCACGCCGCGAGACCCGAGCGCCCCGTCCCTGGAGCAGAGCGTCGAGGAGGGCGCCCGCTAGGGCCAACCGGGGTGCGGTGCAATCGAGGCCGGACACTGGGCCTGCCTCGATCTTGCCGCGTCGGGTAGCTGCGGACCACGGACGACTGAGAGGCAGAAATATGAGCAAGGCATACGGCTACAGCGCCTACGGCGGTCCGGAGAACGAGATCTGGTTCGACCGTCCCGAACCGACGCCGGGGCCGAGCGAGCTGGTGATCAAGGTTCACGCGATCGGGGTCAACCCGGTCGATTTCAAGGTCCGCGCCGGAATGAGGGCCGACCCGGCCGCCACCCCCGCATTCCCGATGGTGCTGGGCAGCGAGGCCGCGGGCACGGTGACGGCGGTCGGCGGTGACGTCGAAGGATTCACCGTCGGTGACGAGGTGATGGGCAGGGCGGCCCCGGAGCACGGCACCTACGCCGAACACGCGGTCCTGCTCGCCGCCTCCACCACCCACAAACCGGTGAACCTGGACTTCGTCGCGGCCGCCGCCCTGCCGGTGGCCGGATCCAGCGCCTGGGAGGCCTTGGACCGGGTGAAGCTCCACGCCGGGGACACCGTGCTGATCAACGGCATCGGCGGCGGCGTCGGAGTCATGGCCGCCCAACTCGCCCGCGACCGCGGCGCCGCAGTGATCGGCATCGGCAGCGAGGCCAAACGGCGCCTGACCGAAAGCCTCGGCGCGACCCTGGTGACCCACGACAACGGCGATGTGGCAGCCCGCGTCCGCGAGCTCCTGCCCGACGGCCCCGACGCGCTCATCGACCTGGTGGGCGGAAACGCGCTGAACGCGGTGGCAAACCTGGTCGGCGACCCGGCAAGAATCGTCTCGATCGTCGACCCCGGCGTCGAAGCACTCGGCGGAACGTTCCTCATCTCCACCGGGGCCGGCCTGGAACCCGTGGCCGAACTGGTGGCCACCGGAAAAGCGGATCCGAAAGTCCTGCAGACCTACCCCTTCGACGAGGCGCCCACAGCACTGCGGGCCGTCGAGTCGGGACACACCCTCGGCAAGGTCGTCATCGACCTGAACCGGACCACCCGAACCTGACCCGTCGGCTGTTGAACTGCATCGTGGGGCCCGAGGCGCGACGCGCCGCCGCCGGCCCCACGGCTGTCACCGTGGTGCTTGGCAGCCTTCGGTGTCAGGAGCTGAAATCCGAGGCGTACTTGGCGCAGCGCAGCGTCCTCGGCTTGCCGCACCTCCTCAGCGTGGCTGGAGCAGGGTCGTGCAGAGACCGGCGATTTCAAGGTCCTCCCGTGCGGCGATGACGAAAACCGGGACGCGGGCGCCATCCGCACTGATCCGTGCGTCCGGGCGGGCATTGCGGTTCCTGTCCTGATCGATGTCGACACCGAGATGGCCCAGGTATCCGCCGACCTCGGCGCGCACGGCCGCGGCGTTCTCCCCCACCCCGCCGGTGAAGACCAGGGCGTCGAGCCCGGACAGTGCGGCAGTCATCGCGGCAACGCCGGCCGCCAGCCGGTGCACGTAAACCTCGACGGCCAGGCGGGCCTCGCGGTCGGTGCGGGCCAGCAGGGCGCGCATGTCCGGCTCATCGGCCAGCCCCGCCAGTCCCGAGTGCTGCTCCAGCGCGTCGGTCAGCTCGCCCGCCGTGAGGTTTTCGCGTTCCTGCAACCAAAGCAGCAACCCGGGGTCGACCGAGCCGCTGCGGGTGGCCATCACCAGCCCGTCCAGTGGGGTGAAGCTCATGGTGGTTTCGACCGAGCATCCGTCCAGCACCGCGCACAGGGACGCGCCGGCGCCGAGATGGCAGGTGACGATGCGGCGGGCCGTCGGTGCCAACTGCACGGCACGCCGCGCCGCCCAGGCATGGGACAGGCCGTGGAATCCGTAACGGCGTAGCGCGTACTTGTCCCGCCAGGCGCGGGGAAGTGCGACGGTGCGTGCCTTCGCCGGCATGCGGGCGTGGAAGGCGGTGTCGAAGCAGGCGACGTGCGTGACGTCGGGGAACGCCTCACGCGCGGCCGCGAGTGCCTGCAGCGACTTCGATTGGTGCAGCGGGGCCAGTTCGGCCAGTGCGTGCAACTGCTGCTCCACGACGTCGTCGATCACGACGGGCCCGGTGAACCGGGTGCCGCCGTGCACGATGCGATGACCGACCGCCTCGACGGCGGGCGCGATTTCGGTGGGGATCTGCTCGTAGGAACCGATCAGGTCCTCGCCCTCGAGCAGGCGAACCTTCAACGACGACGACCCGGCGTTGACCACGAGCACGCGCATTAGTTCGGCCAGGTCCAGTCCCGGATCGCCGGGTCGTCCTCGCCGTGCCGGCGGGTGTAGGCCCGCGCGGCAATACGCGCATCGACCATGCGTTGGCGCAGCAGCGCGGCCCGGTCGGCCAGGCCGGGCACCCGGTCGATCACGTCCATGACCAGGTGGAAGCGGTCCAGGTCGTTGAGCATGACCATGTCGAAGGGGGTGGTCGTGGTGCCTTCCTCCTGATAGCCGCGGACGTGGATGTTGGGGTGGTTCCTGCGCCGGTAGGTCAGCCGGTGGATCAGCGCCGGGTAGCCGTGGTAGGCGAAGATGACCGGGCGATCGGTGGTGAACAGGGCGTCGAACTGGGAGTCGGGCAGACCGTGCGGATGTTCGCTGTCCGGTTCCAGGCGCATCAGGTCCACGACGTTGACCACTCGCACCTTCAGCTGCGGTAGTTCGGCGCGCAGGATCGCGGCGGCCGCCAACGTCTCCAACGTGGGGATGTCCCCGGCGCAGGCCAGCACCACGTCCGGCAGGTCGCTGCCGCAGTTCCCGGCCCACTCGAAGATGCCCACGCCGCGGGTGCAGTGCAGGATCGCGGCATCCATCGGCAGGTAGTTCAGCGCGGGCTGTTTACCGGCGACGACCACGTTGATGTAGTGGCGGCTGCGCAGACAGTGGTCCATCGTCGAGAGCAACGTGTTGGCATCCGGTGGCAGGTAAACGCGCACGATCGCGGCCTTCTTGTTCACGACGTGGTCGATGAACCCGGGGTCCTGGTGGGAGAACCCGTTGTGGTCCTGGCGCCAGACGTGGCTGGACAGCAGGTAGTTCAACGACGCGATCGGGGCCCGCCAGGGGATGTCGCGGGTGACCTTGAGCCATTTGGCGTGCTGGTTGACCATCGAGTCGACGATGTGGATGAACGCCTCGTAGCAGTTGAACAGCCCGTGCCGCCCGGTGAGCAGGTACCCCTCGAGCCAGCCCTGGCACAGGTGCTCCGAAAGCACCTCCAGGACGCGGCCGTCCGGGTCGAGGTGCTCATCGGTGGGCAGCCGGATCGCGTCCCAGGCTCGGTCGGTGGCCTCGAACACCGCTTGCAACCGGTTCGAAGCGGTCTCGTCCGGGCCGAAGATCCGGAACGAGGCGGGGTTGCCGCGTGCGACGTCGCGCAACCATTCCCCGAGCACCCGGGTGGCCTCGCTGCTCGTCGTGGCGGGTTGCGCGACCTCGACGGCATAGCGACGGAAGTCCGGCAGGTCCAGGTCGTGCAGCAGCGTGCCACCGTTGGTCACCGGATTGGCGCTCATCCGCCGATCACCGGCCGGGGCCAGGGCGGCCAGCTCCGGGCGCAGGGCGCCGGTCTGGTCGAACAGCTCCGCCGGCCGGTAGGAACGCAGCCAGTCCTCCAGCGCTCGCAGGTGGCCCTTGTCCTCACGGACCCGCGCCAGGGGCACCTGGTGCGCCCGCCAGGTGCCCTCCACCGGCAGGCCGTCCACCTCGCGCGGGCCGGTCCAACCTTTCGGTGTTCGCAGCACCAGGCAGGGCCAGCGGGGACGTGAGCGGTCCCCGCCGTCGCGCGCCAGGCGTTGGATCTCGCCGATTCGGTCGAGGACGCGGTCCAGGCTCGCCGCCATCTGCTGATGCATCTGCTCGGGATCGTCCCCGGCGACGAGGTAGGGCTCGTGCCCGTAGCCGCGCAGCAGGTCGTCCAGCTCGTCGTCGCCGATCCGGGCCAGCACCGCCGGGTTCGCGATCTTGTAACCGTTGAGATGGAGTATGGGCAGCACCGCACCGTCGCGGGCCGGGTTGGCGAACTTGTTCGAATGCCAGCTCGCAGCCAGCGGCCCGGTCTCGGCCTCCCCGTCACCGATCACGCAGGCCACGAGTAGGTCGGGGTTGTCGAAGGCCGCGCCGTAGGCGTGCACCAGCGCGTAGCCCAGCTCGCCGCCCTCGTGGATCGACCCTGGTGTTTCCGGTGCGACGTGGCTGGGGATCCCGCCGGGGAAGGAGAACTGGCGGAACAACCGCCTCAGCCCCGCCTCATCGCGGCTGATCGAGGGGTAGACCTCGCTGTAGGTGCCCTCCAGGTAGGCGTTGGCCACCAGTCCTGGGCCGCCGTGCCCCGGGCCGGCGACATACACGGCGGACAGGTCGCGTCGGCGGATCGCCCGGTTCAGATGCACGTAGATGAAGTTCAGCCCAGGCGTCGTGCCCCAATGCCCCAGCAGCCGCGGCTTGATTTGCTCGACGCTCAACGGTTGACGGAGCAACGGGTTGTCCAGCAGGTAGATCTGCCCGACCGACAGGTAATTTGCCGCCCGCCAGTACGCGTCGATCAGCTGCATCTCCTCGACCGGCAGTGGCGCGTGGTCCACCAGTTCCATGCGCTCCGTCGTCATCCCGCTCCCCCACCCCACCGGCGGCCAACACCACTGTCTGCCGTCACCTGCCCAGGCAGGGACTGCCTCACTCCGCCGGGCGCGCGTGCCGGCTCCGTTCGCCGCCGGGCAAGCGGTCCTACCTGGGGCCGGTCACCGCAACCGGAGCGTCGCCGAGTTGCCGCTTGCGTCGGCGGCCCGCGGCGCTGGCTGTGGCGAGCGCGGCGGTCAGCTGTTCCCGGGTCGGTTGCCCGCGTGGCGCCTTGAGCTTCCAGGCCGAGGTGAGGGCACAGTTGACGACGATCCGGGACTGCTCCGCCATGGAAAGGCCCTGGCACCGGGCAACGCGCCGCAACATCGACAAGGCCACTCCGGGCTCCACACAGAACCAGACCCCGACGATGTCGACCGCCGTGCCCAGCATCCCGTTGCTGCCGCCGTGGCCGCCGGCCGGCTCGGGGCGGTCGGGGCCAGCCTGCGGGGTGAGGAACGTGGCCACCGCGGTGGCGCCGGCGCGCAGATCGGACACTTCCGGCCCGGGCTCACCCGTCCAGTACCAGGTGATGGCCCCCGCAGTCCGGCCGGCGATGTGCAGGGGTTCGCTGTGCGCACCAACCAAGCCGTACACGCGGGCCAGAGCGGTGAAGGCAGGCCACCGGTGCTCGGTCGCAACCTCGGGTACCGGCACGGGAAGGCCGGTGGCCAGGACCACCCGGCGGGGACCCTCACCGACCTCGGATTGAATGCGTTCGAACAGCCGCGCGTACTCATCGCTTCCGGCCCACACCCGATGCGTCCCGGCCCAGGCGATTCCGCACGACGGCGGCAACCTGATGCCCGCACCGTTCAGTACCGCGAACGCCGCCTCCAGCTCCTCGACGCGGCGGTGCCCCGCCCGCGAGGTGACCGTGTTCGACAACGACTCAGGTTCCGGCGGGGCCGCACCCACCCTCACCTTCGAAAAGACTCTGACATCCTCGTCGGGTTCACCGCGCACGGGGCACCGTCCATCTCGGATGGAGGCTCAACCGGCCGCGTCATGACCAGAAACGACAATGGATATCTAACCGCAGGCGCCGGTGCCTAATCCACCCCGAAAGCGGTCATTGCGGCCCGAGCGTGCCGGTGGCGTACTCCGCCAGCCTTCGGCGCCAGGTCGCGGTTGCAGTTCTCGGACAGCTCTCCCGCAGAAATCCGGCACGCCGACACAGGGGCGCACCGGCGGTGGTTGCCTCACTTCAGGATGCCCCGGGCCTTTCCGGCCGCGCGGCACTCCCGGCCGCTCGCATCAAGAGCTCCTAGGATTTTCGACCTGGCCGCGACCGCGCAGTCCAGGTTTCGACATTCGCCGTGCCGGGTCAGCGCGTACCGCCGCGATCCTCAACACCGGTATCTGATTGGCCGTCAGTTCGGCGGCAGCCGGCGGCCGAGAACGGGCAACCTCTCAGGCGGTCTGCCACGGACAACGGGCGGCGCCTTCGACGATCATGGCCGCCTGCAGCTGTGGGGTCAGGTCGTTGCACCTGGCGAGGTGATGCAGAGCGGCGAAGGCTTCCTGCGGGTCCATGAGCAATCGCCGGCCCAGGATGTTCACCGCGTACTGAATGAGAAGCCGGGCCGATGCAGCCGGGTCCGCATCAGGCCCGGGCCGCGGCGCCACGTCGATGGGATCGGCCGCGGGTCGCGACGGTCCGGCGATCATCGGGACATCGGCTGTGCCTGTCCAGGTCGGAGGAAACGAGATCGTCCCCGAACCAAGTGGTTCGTTCGGCCACGCGCAGCGGCCGCGAGGGTGGACACGGCAACGGCGAGGGAACAACGCATCGGGCAGCACCATCCATCTTCGTCCGACGGTGGCTCGACCGGCCGCGTCATGACCGGTACAACCGCGATGATCTACCCACCGGCGCCCCGTCGATGCCGCGGGATCCTGTGCCGGTTCGCGCGCTGCCCACATGGCCCCGCGCCCACCTGCGCACAGCACCACGGATGCGCCCGCGGCGAGCCCCTCCTCAGTCAGGAGGATCGAGGAATCCGGGCGTTGCGCCGGCCCCGCGGCCGGGTCGAGGTAACCCGTTCCGCTGCTCGATCACACCCGGCGCGCTCGATGTGATCGACCTGCGAGGACCCGGCGGCCCGACGGCGCCGCGTGCGTGCTCGCCCCGAACCGCGCCCTCGGCCCGCTCAGGTGCCGTGCGGGTGACCCTTCGGTCCCTGCGCGGGCGAGCTAAGATCAAGACGTTGTGGCCACTGCCGGGTTGGTGGGGGCGGACCGGCGTCATGAAGTGGCGCGGATTCTGGGTGAGCGCCGCGGGCGCACCGCCGGGCAACCCCTACCGGGTTCACCCTCCCCGCCGCGCGCTCCGGACCCCGGCGTGCGATTCACCGAAGGCCGCCGATGAACGAACGTGTGACACCGCCCGCCGCAGGCCCATACATGATCGGCAGCCCGAGCGGTGGCGGCGGCGCCACTCAAGCGCCGGATTCACCGTTGTGGGCGATCGCCGAACTTGCGCGCATCGATTTCTCCCGCCACGACCTGGGGGGCGTGCTCGGGCAGGTGGCGGCGCTGGCCCAGAAGGCAGCGGTCGGGGACGGGGAGGCCTCGGTGACGCTGCTGCGCGGCAGCGCCGCCTACACCGCGGTGTTCACCGGACAGGCCGCGCTGAGCCTGGACGAGACGCAGTACGAGGAAGGGCACGGCCCGTGTCTGGACGCCGCTGCGGCCGGGGAAACGCTACTGATTCAGGACATGGCCACCGAGATCCGCTGGCCCGTCTTCACCAAGGCCGCACTCGCGGCCGGGATGGGCAGCTCCCTGTCCCTGGCCCTACCGCTGCAGGAAGGGGTCACCGGGGCCCTGAACCTCTATTCCCGGGCGCCCGTGCACTTCCCCCCCGAACTGGTCGAACTCGGGTCCACCTTCGCCGCATACGCCGCGGTCGCAGTGGGCAACGCCCATCTCTACGACGATGCCGCCACCGAGGCACGTCACATGCGTGCGGCCATGGAACACCGGGCCGTGGTCGAACAGGCCAAGGGCATCATCATGGGCGAGCGGCGCTGCTCACCCCAGTCCGCCTTCGCGGTCCTGCGGGAACTGTCCAACACCACCAACCGCAAACTCCACGAGGTGGCCCGCGCCCTCGTGGAAGCCGCCACCGGCGGCCCGACGGACTGAGGTCGGAGGCTGCGCGACACCCACCCCGAGCGCGGGACCGGCGCACTCGCGGCCACGCCGCCGCTGGCCGGCCGTTCGAGGCGGCCGTGTTCTGGAATGCCCCGCCAGGACCGTCGGGACCGCGGCTCAGGCCTCGTGACGCTCCAGCAGGGTGCGCGCGGCGGCGTGCAGAGATGACCGTTCGCCCTCGGCGATCCCCTGCAGGACGAGGTATGCCTGGTCGGCCTTGATCCGCCGCGAGCCGATCAACATTCCCAGGGCGTGCTGGATCTCTGCGTTGACCTCAAGGGCGGCGGCCAGTCCCTGTACGAGCTGACCGGCCCCGCCGGGCAGGGCTTCACCGCGCGAGCGCGCCTGCTCCGGCGGATCGTAAAGGGCCAGCACCTCGGCGATGAGGGGGCGCATCGCCGCGGGGTCGCGGGCGTAAAGGTTCAAGGAGGCGAGCGGCACGCCACGGAGCGCGAACAGCGGCACCGACAGGGCCGCGTACAGGCCGAGCGAGCGGGCCTTCTGCCGGAACTGGGGCCATTGATCCGTTGCCCCCGTCTCGGGCACGGCAACCGGTTCCCCGTCCAGCGCCTGCAAGCTCGGGCCATCGGCCTGCGTGTACTGCTCGGCATCCAGGTCGAGCGCGAGGGCGTCGCTGCTGGCCAGGGTCACCCACTGGCCACTGCGGCTCACCGTGATCGAGGCGGAGTCGACCGGTTCCACCACCGCGGTCACCAGGTCCACTATCCGGTGCAGGCAGGCTTGGACCTGTGCACTGCCGTCCGGGAGGCAGGCCAACTCCGCCAAGGTCTCGACCAGCTCGCTCACACCGGACTCCTTCACGCCCAATCTCACGCCCCGTTCGCGCGGTGCACGCTCTCGAGAGCCAGGAGATCGGTCTTCGCCTCACGCGACCGTACCCGACCGGCAAAAGACCCGAGCCCCACGTGACCGGCCCCGCCGGGGACTTC is drawn from Sporichthyaceae bacterium and contains these coding sequences:
- the katG gene encoding catalase/peroxidase HPI, translated to MSDSENPALAGPKATEHRPRSNQDWWPNQLNLSVLHRHQSKPGPLGQDFDYREAFKSLDVAALKRDITEVMTTSQDWWPADYGHYGPLFIRLTWHAAGTYRIHDGRGGGGAGQQRFAPLNSWPDNGNLDKARRLLWPVKQKYGNAVSWSDLLVLAGNVALESMGFETFGFAFGRPDVFEPEEVFWGPEDTWLGDERYSGERDLTGPLGAVQMGLIYVNPEGPNGNPDPLKSAHDIRETFGRMAMNDEETVALIAGGHTFGKAHGNGDPALVGPEPEGCPVHSMGLGWANQNGVGKGYDTVTSGLEGAWTPTPTQWDSSFFDTLFGHEWELTTSPAGANQWKPANGAAADAVPDAHDPSIRHAPMMATTDLALRFDPVYEPISRRFHEHPEELAVEFAKAGYKLLHRDMGPITRFLGPWVPQAQLWQDPVPAHEGPLVSEADVAALKAKVLASGLTVPQLVSTGWASAVTFRGTDKRGGANGARIRLEPQRSWEVNDPTELTKVLASLEEIQADFNAGSATKISLADLIVLAGTAAVEKAARDGGVELTVGFRPGRTDATQELTDVDSFAVLEPKADAFRNFYPAGDKMPAEVHLLDKANLLCLTASEMTVLVGGLRVLGANHRGSAHGRFTEKVGTLSNDFFVNLLDVGTEWAPASTGEGLYQGRNRATGQVVADATAADLVFGSNSSLRAIAEVYAQNDAKGKFAHDFAAAWTKVMELDRYDLHR
- a CDS encoding NADP-dependent oxidoreductase, with the protein product MSKAYGYSAYGGPENEIWFDRPEPTPGPSELVIKVHAIGVNPVDFKVRAGMRADPAATPAFPMVLGSEAAGTVTAVGGDVEGFTVGDEVMGRAAPEHGTYAEHAVLLAASTTHKPVNLDFVAAAALPVAGSSAWEALDRVKLHAGDTVLINGIGGGVGVMAAQLARDRGAAVIGIGSEAKRRLTESLGATLVTHDNGDVAARVRELLPDGPDALIDLVGGNALNAVANLVGDPARIVSIVDPGVEALGGTFLISTGAGLEPVAELVATGKADPKVLQTYPFDEAPTALRAVESGHTLGKVVIDLNRTTRT
- a CDS encoding Fur family transcriptional regulator gives rise to the protein MIYKDGGVAATMDFPQLLREASLRVTRPRLAVLGAVRANPHADTESILRAVRRELPDVSHQAVYDSLNTLSAVGLVRRIQPAGSVARYESRVGDNHHHVVCRSCGVIADVDCAVGETPCLTAADDHGYALEEAEVIYWGLCPACLASGTA
- a CDS encoding acetate/propionate family kinase, producing the protein MRVLVVNAGSSSLKVRLLEGEDLIGSYEQIPTEIAPAVEAVGHRIVHGGTRFTGPVVIDDVVEQQLHALAELAPLHQSKSLQALAAAREAFPDVTHVACFDTAFHARMPAKARTVALPRAWRDKYALRRYGFHGLSHAWAARRAVQLAPTARRIVTCHLGAGASLCAVLDGCSVETTMSFTPLDGLVMATRSGSVDPGLLLWLQERENLTAGELTDALEQHSGLAGLADEPDMRALLARTDREARLAVEVYVHRLAAGVAAMTAALSGLDALVFTGGVGENAAAVRAEVGGYLGHLGVDIDQDRNRNARPDARISADGARVPVFVIAAREDLEIAGLCTTLLQPR
- a CDS encoding phosphoketolase family protein, with the protein product MTTERMELVDHAPLPVEEMQLIDAYWRAANYLSVGQIYLLDNPLLRQPLSVEQIKPRLLGHWGTTPGLNFIYVHLNRAIRRRDLSAVYVAGPGHGGPGLVANAYLEGTYSEVYPSISRDEAGLRRLFRQFSFPGGIPSHVAPETPGSIHEGGELGYALVHAYGAAFDNPDLLVACVIGDGEAETGPLAASWHSNKFANPARDGAVLPILHLNGYKIANPAVLARIGDDELDDLLRGYGHEPYLVAGDDPEQMHQQMAASLDRVLDRIGEIQRLARDGGDRSRPRWPCLVLRTPKGWTGPREVDGLPVEGTWRAHQVPLARVREDKGHLRALEDWLRSYRPAELFDQTGALRPELAALAPAGDRRMSANPVTNGGTLLHDLDLPDFRRYAVEVAQPATTSSEATRVLGEWLRDVARGNPASFRIFGPDETASNRLQAVFEATDRAWDAIRLPTDEHLDPDGRVLEVLSEHLCQGWLEGYLLTGRHGLFNCYEAFIHIVDSMVNQHAKWLKVTRDIPWRAPIASLNYLLSSHVWRQDHNGFSHQDPGFIDHVVNKKAAIVRVYLPPDANTLLSTMDHCLRSRHYINVVVAGKQPALNYLPMDAAILHCTRGVGIFEWAGNCGSDLPDVVLACAGDIPTLETLAAAAILRAELPQLKVRVVNVVDLMRLEPDSEHPHGLPDSQFDALFTTDRPVIFAYHGYPALIHRLTYRRRNHPNIHVRGYQEEGTTTTPFDMVMLNDLDRFHLVMDVIDRVPGLADRAALLRQRMVDARIAARAYTRRHGEDDPAIRDWTWPN